Proteins from one Erysipelothrix larvae genomic window:
- a CDS encoding hemolysin family protein → MGNYITQILILLVLILMNAFFAGSEIAFISLNSVKLKAMSEEGHRKAKIVMALKEVPTRFLSTIQIGVSLASMLSGAFAADTFADYLANWIVSLTGGGISFGVMRPIAVVLITLITAYLMLVLGELVPKRIAMVSPEKFAFFVCYPVYFISKVFVPLIHLLSISTNLVLRLLGIDPASHEEEVTEEEIRIMVEAGEINVNEKEMIQNVFDFDNHDVSDIMTHRTDMIALDIESDFDEIMDLVYEERFTRYPVYEDNVDNVVGILHVRDLLKFIRKDGDPTHFNIKEWLREPYFVPESKQTDELFTELKANKTHIAIVIDEYGGTAGIVTLEDLIEEVMGNIMDEYDIEEDVEIVELGPDEYQVEGYCDIEELEKILDIDLPVDDYDTVSGFVIGELGRIPTDDDIMNPESDVLFEDYRFSIMGVDEKVVSKVLVKKEAPLEEVPDED, encoded by the coding sequence ATGGGGAACTATATTACACAGATATTAATTCTACTTGTTCTTATTTTGATGAATGCTTTTTTCGCTGGAAGTGAAATTGCGTTTATATCATTGAACTCTGTGAAACTAAAAGCAATGAGTGAAGAGGGACATCGTAAAGCAAAAATTGTTATGGCTTTAAAAGAAGTTCCTACACGCTTTTTATCTACCATTCAAATTGGTGTTTCGCTTGCAAGTATGTTATCAGGGGCCTTTGCTGCTGATACCTTTGCAGATTATCTAGCAAACTGGATTGTATCCCTAACTGGGGGAGGCATCTCATTTGGTGTAATGCGTCCGATTGCGGTTGTCTTAATTACCCTTATTACTGCATATCTAATGCTTGTTCTTGGAGAGCTTGTTCCAAAGCGTATTGCGATGGTATCTCCTGAGAAGTTCGCGTTCTTTGTATGCTACCCTGTTTATTTTATATCGAAAGTATTTGTGCCTTTAATCCATTTACTTTCCATTTCCACTAACCTTGTGCTTAGATTGTTGGGAATCGATCCAGCGTCGCATGAAGAAGAAGTCACCGAAGAAGAAATTCGGATTATGGTGGAAGCAGGGGAAATTAATGTGAATGAAAAAGAAATGATACAAAATGTATTTGATTTTGATAATCACGATGTTTCAGATATTATGACTCACCGAACCGATATGATTGCACTTGATATTGAATCAGATTTTGATGAAATTATGGATCTTGTGTATGAAGAACGATTTACCCGTTATCCTGTCTATGAAGATAATGTCGATAACGTTGTAGGGATCCTACACGTGCGAGACTTATTGAAATTTATCCGCAAAGATGGAGATCCAACTCACTTCAACATTAAAGAATGGTTGCGTGAGCCTTACTTTGTTCCGGAATCAAAACAAACGGATGAGTTATTTACAGAACTAAAAGCCAACAAGACGCATATCGCAATTGTCATTGATGAATATGGTGGAACCGCTGGTATTGTTACTTTAGAAGATTTAATTGAAGAAGTAATGGGGAACATCATGGACGAGTATGATATTGAAGAAGATGTAGAAATCGTTGAACTTGGACCTGATGAATACCAAGTCGAAGGGTATTGTGATATTGAAGAACTCGAGAAGATCTTGGATATTGACTTACCTGTAGATGATTATGACACTGTAAGTGGTTTTGTAATTGGTGAACTTGGACGGATTCCGACTGATGACGATATTATGAATCCAGAATCTGATGTTCTCTTTGAGGATTATCGATTCTCAATTATGGGTGTCGACGAAAAAGTTGTATC
- a CDS encoding PTS transporter subunit EIIC has protein sequence MSKILEKIQNNAFLGMAQKVVGTMDPIYVLLSIILICASLFSGGNPWSNQTMSLIVIGALPIFCSICVFVISLSVGKMKAGDDISSQSLSIALATLCATSPLLLSSTHAPYALLPAFLCALLIKFVFLLSRDIKLKGTKIPGAVLSTLSGLIPLVFLALFSVSMFSLVARYAQQIVSLTHQLFSIIGSYPVMLLSVLCICLIWTSGYHGANIVNRVMRVFWVPMTLINIVSFTSTGKPVYIGTEGLITTFVWIGGSGGTLGLSIMLKLFTKSDYMQSIANESLVPGLFNINEPVIFGVPIVENKRYYIPFFLAPILMVTLSYFAIQLGYVRFPAYTITWIMPGPLAALFGTFFDWSAMLLAFVNIFVSGLVYLPFILKHDKELRTNNRVLN, from the coding sequence ATGAGTAAAATTCTTGAGAAAATTCAAAACAACGCATTTCTAGGAATGGCACAGAAAGTCGTTGGAACAATGGACCCGATTTACGTCCTTTTGTCGATCATTTTAATATGTGCCAGTCTCTTTAGTGGAGGCAATCCTTGGTCCAATCAAACAATGTCTTTAATTGTTATCGGTGCACTTCCAATTTTTTGTAGTATCTGTGTCTTTGTTATATCACTATCGGTTGGAAAGATGAAAGCAGGGGATGATATCTCATCTCAATCGTTATCCATCGCTTTAGCAACTCTGTGTGCGACATCACCCTTATTACTTTCCAGTACACATGCTCCCTATGCACTGTTACCTGCATTTTTATGTGCACTGTTGATTAAATTTGTATTCTTATTAAGTCGTGATATCAAACTTAAAGGAACAAAGATTCCTGGTGCAGTATTGAGCACCTTAAGTGGACTCATTCCACTTGTGTTTTTAGCACTTTTCAGTGTCAGTATGTTTTCACTTGTTGCACGGTATGCTCAACAAATTGTCAGTCTAACCCATCAGTTATTCTCAATCATTGGAAGTTATCCTGTAATGTTGTTATCAGTACTTTGCATTTGTTTAATTTGGACTTCTGGATATCACGGTGCAAACATCGTGAATCGAGTTATGAGAGTGTTTTGGGTGCCGATGACGCTCATTAACATCGTATCCTTTACATCGACTGGCAAGCCTGTATATATCGGTACAGAAGGGCTTATTACAACCTTTGTTTGGATTGGTGGATCGGGTGGAACCTTAGGGTTATCGATCATGCTTAAACTCTTTACAAAAAGTGATTATATGCAATCAATTGCAAACGAATCATTAGTTCCAGGTCTCTTTAACATCAACGAGCCAGTCATCTTTGGAGTGCCTATTGTAGAGAATAAACGCTATTATATTCCATTCTTCCTTGCCCCAATCCTTATGGTTACACTTTCATACTTTGCAATTCAATTAGGCTATGTTCGTTTTCCAGCCTATACAATTACGTGGATTATGCCAGGACCACTTGCAGCACTTTTTGGAACATTTTTTGATTGGAGTGCTATGCTATTGGCCTTTGTGAATATTTTTGTTTCAGGGCTTGTTTATTTGCCGTTCATCTTAAAACATGATAAAGAATTACGCACCAATAATCGCGTTCTTAACTAA
- a CDS encoding O-methyltransferase, whose amino-acid sequence MFREIESYALEHNVPIMSSESIDFISTILADTHSRSLLEVGTAIAYSTLNFAHRIDGLLIDTIERDDVRYEEAIKNVKKFSCGSRIHTIHHDALKYRNIKHYDAILLDAAKAQNEAMFKLYFAFVDKVMIIDNIDFHGFTGHSQEIRSRNLRQMIQRIESFLTYINSRSDLSVERYDIGDGLMVIKRKSTQG is encoded by the coding sequence ATGTTTCGTGAAATAGAAAGCTATGCTTTAGAACATAATGTTCCCATCATGTCTTCTGAAAGTATTGATTTCATTTCCACAATCTTAGCTGATACACATAGCCGTTCTTTACTTGAGGTAGGAACGGCTATTGCTTATTCTACGCTCAATTTTGCACATCGTATTGATGGTTTACTCATTGATACGATTGAACGTGATGACGTGCGTTATGAAGAAGCGATAAAGAACGTTAAGAAATTCAGTTGTGGCTCACGAATTCATACAATTCACCATGATGCTTTAAAATATAGAAACATAAAACATTACGACGCGATTCTTTTAGATGCTGCAAAAGCACAAAATGAAGCCATGTTTAAACTCTATTTTGCCTTTGTAGATAAAGTCATGATCATCGATAACATTGATTTCCATGGATTTACAGGGCATTCTCAAGAGATTCGCAGTCGAAACTTAAGACAAATGATTCAACGCATCGAATCATTCTTAACATACATCAACTCACGCTCAGATTTAAGTGTAGAACGCTATGATATCGGAGATGGGTTAATGGTGATTAAGCGAAAATCAACCCAAGGCTAG
- the rplQ gene encoding 50S ribosomal protein L17 yields MKNRKLGRDSAHRKALLRNMATSLIVHGRIETTEKKAYELRSYADKLVTLAKRGDLHARRQAAAIVFNVVADEKTGQTALQKLFDEVGPRYADRNGGYTRVIKAEKRRGDAADMAYIEFV; encoded by the coding sequence ATGAAAAACCGTAAACTTGGGCGGGATTCAGCACACCGTAAAGCACTGTTACGTAATATGGCAACAAGCTTAATCGTACACGGTCGCATTGAAACAACAGAAAAGAAAGCATACGAACTCCGTTCATATGCTGACAAACTTGTAACACTTGCTAAACGCGGTGACTTACATGCACGTCGTCAAGCGGCTGCTATTGTCTTCAACGTTGTTGCTGATGAAAAAACTGGTCAAACAGCACTTCAAAAGCTTTTTGATGAAGTTGGACCACGCTATGCAGATCGTAACGGTGGTTACACACGTGTAATCAAAGCTGAAAAGCGCCGTGGTGATGCTGCAGACATGGCATACATCGAATTCGTTTAA
- a CDS encoding DNA-directed RNA polymerase subunit alpha, with the protein MNKFERAQFVVSEFDETTHYGKFVIEPLERGFGTTIGNALRRVMLSSLPGAAVYSLKIDGVYHEFTSIPGVGEDVTGIVLNIKDLVLDIADSEVYTLRVSQKGPKVVTAADIECPTNVEILNKDHIIATLAEGAVLDMEMKARNGRGYVSSDDNKQMFQSASQGIGTIYTDSIYTPIERVKYEVEPTRVGQDSKFDRLVMEIWTNGSIQPQQALSLGSKILMDHLEQIVAIKDAVYEQESLIKPDVSGQENPMATMMIEDLDLSVRSYNCLKRAGIQTVEELTLKSEDEMMRIRNLGKKSLKEVKDKLHELSLGFKSYE; encoded by the coding sequence ATGAACAAGTTTGAACGCGCACAATTTGTTGTAAGTGAATTTGATGAAACGACTCATTACGGAAAATTCGTGATTGAGCCTCTTGAACGTGGATTTGGTACAACAATTGGAAATGCATTGCGTCGGGTTATGCTCTCCTCACTGCCAGGTGCAGCTGTATATTCATTGAAAATAGACGGTGTCTATCATGAATTTACTTCAATTCCTGGAGTTGGAGAAGATGTGACAGGAATCGTATTGAATATAAAAGATTTGGTTCTTGATATTGCAGATTCAGAAGTTTACACCTTAAGAGTTTCTCAAAAGGGTCCAAAAGTTGTGACTGCAGCGGATATTGAATGTCCAACAAATGTTGAGATTCTAAATAAAGATCATATCATCGCAACCCTTGCTGAAGGTGCTGTTTTAGATATGGAAATGAAAGCACGTAACGGTCGTGGCTATGTTAGTTCAGATGACAACAAGCAAATGTTCCAAAGTGCTTCACAAGGGATTGGTACTATCTATACCGACTCAATTTACACACCAATCGAACGCGTTAAATATGAAGTTGAACCAACACGTGTGGGACAAGATTCTAAGTTTGACCGTTTAGTCATGGAAATTTGGACAAATGGTTCGATTCAACCTCAACAAGCACTTTCATTAGGATCAAAAATCTTAATGGATCACCTTGAGCAAATCGTTGCAATCAAGGATGCTGTATATGAACAAGAATCACTTATTAAGCCTGATGTATCAGGACAAGAAAATCCAATGGCAACAATGATGATTGAGGACTTGGACCTTTCAGTTCGTTCTTACAACTGTCTGAAGCGTGCAGGTATCCAAACTGTTGAAGAATTAACATTGAAATCCGAGGATGAAATGATGAGAATCCGTAACCTCGGTAAGAAATCACTTAAAGAAGTTAAAGATAAACTCCATGAGCTTAGCCTTGGCTTCAAATCATATGAGTAA
- the rpsK gene encoding 30S ribosomal protein S11, which translates to MAKAKRTTTRKRRARKNIARGIAHIHSTFNNTIVTISDEQGNVISWSSAGALGFKGSRKSTPFAAQMASEAAARGAVDNGMKSVEVSVKGPGPGREAAVRSLQTAGLEISVINDVTPVPHNGCRPPKRPRG; encoded by the coding sequence ATGGCAAAAGCAAAAAGAACCACAACGCGTAAACGTCGTGCTCGTAAGAATATAGCACGCGGTATCGCTCATATCCATTCGACATTTAACAACACTATTGTAACAATCTCGGATGAACAAGGAAATGTAATTTCTTGGTCAAGTGCAGGAGCTCTTGGATTCAAGGGTTCACGTAAATCTACACCATTTGCAGCTCAAATGGCTTCAGAAGCTGCAGCACGCGGTGCTGTAGACAATGGAATGAAATCAGTTGAAGTTAGTGTTAAAGGGCCTGGACCAGGTCGTGAAGCTGCAGTACGTTCATTGCAAACAGCTGGACTTGAAATCAGCGTAATCAATGATGTGACACCTGTGCCACATAATGGTTGCCGTCCACCAAAACGTCCACGTGGATAA
- the rpsM gene encoding 30S ribosomal protein S13, with protein MARIAGIDIPRNKRVVISLTYIYGIGLPTSQKILAAAEIDESIRVKDLTEDQMNAIRREVEKHRVEGDLRREVNLNIKRLMEIGSYRGMRHRRGLPVRGQRTKTNARTRKGPRRTVANKKK; from the coding sequence ATGGCTCGTATTGCTGGTATTGATATCCCACGTAATAAGCGTGTAGTTATATCACTAACATATATTTATGGAATTGGTTTGCCAACATCACAAAAGATTTTAGCAGCTGCTGAGATTGATGAGAGCATCCGTGTAAAAGATCTTACAGAAGATCAAATGAATGCGATTCGTCGTGAAGTTGAAAAACACCGTGTCGAAGGGGATCTTCGTCGTGAAGTTAACTTAAACATCAAACGTTTAATGGAAATTGGTAGCTACCGTGGTATGCGTCATCGTCGTGGTCTTCCTGTACGTGGTCAACGTACTAAGACAAACGCTCGTACACGTAAAGGACCACGTCGTACAGTAGCTAACAAGAAGAAGTAG
- the infA gene encoding translation initiation factor IF-1, which translates to MSKQDVIELDGVIVDTLPSAQFKVKLENGHEIIAHVSGKIRMHYIRILPGDRVTVELSPYDLSRGRITFRHK; encoded by the coding sequence ATGAGTAAACAGGACGTTATTGAACTGGATGGTGTAATCGTAGATACACTTCCAAGTGCACAATTCAAGGTGAAACTTGAGAATGGTCACGAAATAATTGCTCACGTATCTGGTAAAATCCGTATGCATTACATTCGCATTTTACCGGGAGACAGAGTGACTGTAGAGTTATCACCCTACGATTTATCACGTGGGCGTATAACATTTAGACATAAATAG
- the map gene encoding type I methionyl aminopeptidase, whose product MITTKSERELELMRRAGEIVFLTHEAVKKEIKPGVSTKHLNDVAHAFILSQDATPSFLGYNGFPASICASVNEVLVHGIPSEKVILKEGDIVSIDIGAIYKGYHGDSAWTYPVGEISEEAKLLLEVTEKSLFAGLEKAKAGNRLGDIGVAVSDAVKPYGFGVPIEYTGHGIGTSMHEDPAVPNYGIAGKGVLLRKNMTLAIEPMVQLGTHRTEVMDDEWTVKSKDRSLTAHFEHTVLIKDDGYEILTRSKEAFTH is encoded by the coding sequence ATGATTACTACCAAGTCAGAAAGAGAATTAGAGTTGATGCGTCGTGCGGGTGAGATTGTATTCTTAACACATGAAGCGGTTAAAAAAGAAATTAAGCCTGGTGTTTCAACAAAGCATTTAAATGATGTGGCTCATGCGTTTATTTTGAGTCAAGATGCTACTCCGTCTTTTCTTGGTTATAATGGATTTCCTGCTTCGATTTGTGCATCAGTCAATGAAGTCTTGGTGCATGGTATTCCAAGTGAAAAAGTCATTCTGAAAGAAGGCGACATTGTCTCGATTGATATAGGCGCAATTTACAAAGGTTACCACGGAGATTCCGCATGGACTTATCCAGTTGGTGAAATTAGTGAAGAAGCGAAACTACTATTAGAAGTGACAGAAAAATCATTATTTGCAGGACTTGAGAAAGCGAAAGCTGGAAATCGTCTTGGAGATATTGGGGTTGCTGTTAGTGATGCTGTAAAACCTTATGGATTTGGTGTGCCGATTGAGTACACTGGTCATGGTATTGGAACTTCAATGCATGAAGATCCAGCAGTACCAAATTATGGCATTGCAGGAAAAGGTGTATTGTTACGAAAAAACATGACATTAGCAATTGAACCAATGGTTCAGTTGGGAACACATCGTACAGAGGTAATGGATGATGAATGGACTGTAAAGTCAAAGGATCGTTCATTAACAGCACATTTCGAACATACTGTATTAATTAAAGATGATGGTTATGAAATATTAACGCGTTCAAAGGAGGCATTTACACACTGA
- a CDS encoding adenylate kinase: protein MNYLIMGPAGSGKGTMSKEIVNKLNIAYISTGDMFREALSKQTPVGMEAKEYMDQGKLVPDDVTNRMVKERISQGDCLNGYLLDGFPRSIAQVEAFDVMSKEINRPIDLVLNLDVNHDELVKRITGRRLCPTCGAIYHIDTRKPKVEGICDLDQTPLIQRDDDTEEKFEVRHQAYLETTLPVIEFYRSKGLVRDINADQPIELVLEDIFKVLEASK, encoded by the coding sequence ATGAATTATTTAATTATGGGACCTGCTGGAAGCGGCAAGGGGACAATGTCAAAAGAGATTGTCAATAAATTAAACATTGCTTACATCTCAACTGGGGATATGTTTCGAGAAGCTCTCTCGAAACAAACTCCTGTTGGTATGGAAGCTAAAGAATACATGGACCAAGGAAAACTTGTTCCAGATGATGTCACAAACCGTATGGTTAAAGAACGCATCTCACAAGGTGATTGCTTAAATGGTTATCTACTCGATGGATTCCCACGTAGTATCGCTCAAGTAGAAGCATTTGATGTGATGTCAAAGGAAATCAATCGTCCGATTGATTTAGTATTAAATCTAGATGTAAATCATGATGAACTTGTAAAACGAATTACAGGACGTCGTCTGTGTCCAACATGTGGAGCAATCTATCATATTGATACACGTAAACCTAAAGTTGAAGGAATCTGTGATCTTGATCAAACACCTTTAATTCAAAGAGACGATGATACTGAAGAAAAATTCGAAGTGCGTCATCAAGCATACTTAGAAACAACACTCCCTGTGATTGAATTTTACAGGAGCAAAGGATTGGTTCGAGATATTAACGCTGATCAACCAATTGAATTAGTTTTAGAAGACATTTTTAAAGTGTTGGAGGCAAGTAAATGA
- the secY gene encoding preprotein translocase subunit SecY: MIRFITDLFKNKEIRNRIIFTLTMLAVFRLGTVMTVPNVDRVKLQAGLGSNSILDMMSLLGGGALQTFSIFSMGVGPYINASIIVQLLSMDIIPYLAELAKSGQKGKMQMDRITRYLAIVLAFVQSITLLIAYQNQYGILMDTSAQSYLFMATVMSAGTMFLLWLGDQITTKGVGNGMSLIIFAGIVAHMPTNYANAFTSMVTDNNYSASGIAYFALFVLLNLTIIVLVVFMNQAVRKITIQYSSSSGATRGKNMNHLPLKINSANVIPVIFASAILQAPLVIMSWINQDFWLYKFMNQYLALSTPGGLIAYIVLIIFFTFFYTHLTVDPEKIAENFGKNNSYIPGVRPGKDTKRYITTVLNRITVFGAIFIAFIALLPYLLPIITNGAIPHATAPGGTGIIIVVGVALETVKELQGRLAQRTYSGFFKH, from the coding sequence ATGATACGCTTTATAACTGATTTATTTAAAAATAAAGAAATCAGAAATCGCATCATTTTCACTTTGACAATGCTAGCGGTATTCAGATTAGGAACAGTCATGACTGTTCCTAATGTGGACCGTGTCAAGTTACAAGCTGGTTTAGGTTCTAATTCGATCCTAGATATGATGAGCTTGCTTGGCGGGGGTGCGTTACAAACATTCTCAATCTTCTCTATGGGGGTTGGGCCATACATTAATGCATCTATCATTGTTCAATTATTGTCGATGGATATTATTCCTTACTTGGCAGAACTCGCGAAATCTGGACAAAAGGGTAAAATGCAAATGGATCGTATTACACGATACCTTGCTATTGTATTAGCGTTCGTACAATCAATCACATTGTTGATTGCTTATCAAAACCAATATGGTATCTTAATGGATACTTCAGCACAAAGCTATCTCTTCATGGCAACTGTCATGTCAGCAGGTACAATGTTCCTACTTTGGTTAGGTGATCAAATTACAACAAAAGGTGTTGGTAATGGTATGTCACTAATTATCTTTGCTGGTATTGTTGCTCATATGCCTACGAACTATGCAAATGCATTTACTTCAATGGTTACTGATAACAATTATTCGGCAAGTGGTATTGCCTATTTTGCTTTATTTGTATTATTGAATTTAACGATTATTGTATTAGTTGTATTTATGAACCAAGCAGTTCGTAAAATTACGATTCAGTATTCATCAAGCAGTGGTGCAACACGTGGTAAAAACATGAATCACTTACCACTTAAGATAAACTCTGCAAACGTTATTCCGGTAATTTTTGCAAGTGCAATTCTTCAAGCCCCACTTGTTATTATGAGTTGGATTAATCAAGATTTTTGGCTTTATAAGTTTATGAATCAGTATCTTGCATTGAGTACACCTGGTGGGCTGATTGCTTATATTGTATTGATCATTTTCTTCACCTTCTTCTACACTCACCTAACGGTTGACCCTGAGAAGATTGCAGAAAACTTTGGTAAGAATAATTCCTATATTCCAGGTGTAAGACCTGGTAAGGATACAAAGCGATACATTACAACAGTATTGAACCGAATCACTGTATTTGGAGCAATCTTCATTGCATTTATCGCATTACTACCGTACTTGCTACCGATTATTACAAACGGTGCAATTCCTCATGCAACAGCTCCTGGTGGAACTGGGATCATCATTGTTGTTGGGGTAGCACTTGAGACTGTTAAAGAACTTCAAGGTCGCTTGGCACAAAGAACCTATTCTGGTTTCTTCAAGCACTAA